The Fluviispira sanaruensis sequence GCTCATCCTTGCCAAGCAATTTACATCCGCTTTGGGAACTTGCGCGCAATGTTTGGTGGTCATGGAATAGCAACGCAATAAACTTATTTAGACGGATCAATCCCCAAGAATATGAAGCCAGCGGCCCTTGCCCACTCAAGCTTTTAAATACACTCCCCTCCTCCACATGGGACAGTCTCAAAGAAGATGATGGATTTTTAGAACACCTCAGTGAGGTGTATAAAGAGTTTTTAGATTATCTTGAAACAGGAACCAATAAAGTAACAGATTATAAAAATTCAAATACCATTGCTTATTTTTCAATGGAGTTTGGTTTACATGAAAGCATACCCCTTTATTCAGGAGGTCTCGGTGTTCTCTCTGGTGATCATTTAAAAACAGCAAGCGATTTATCTTTGCCTTTGGTCGGAGTTGGTTTATTTTATTCCGAAGGTTATTTTCGCCAGATATTAAATAAAGATGGATGGCAAATAGAAAATTATGATGTAAATGATCCATTTTATTTACCTATGCAACTTATGGTTGAATCTTCGAATAAGCCGATTTTAGTTGATGTAGAAATTGCTGGTACAAAAATATATTTTCAAATCTGGAAATTAAATGTCGGCAAAATTCCACTTTATTTAATGGATACAAATGTTCCAGAAAACTCTGGGGAAAATCGGCTTATAACTTCTCGCTTATATGCAGGTGGACAAGAGTTACGTATTCAACAAGAAATTATTTTAGGTGTCGGTGGAACGCGTGCATTGCAAAAAATTCAAATACAACCTTCGGTCTATCATTTAAATGAAGGTCACTCCGCTTTTTTAACATTGGAAAGAATATCTCAATTGATAAAAAAAGGTCTTGATTGGCAAGAAGCACTGATCGCTATTAAAGGAACACAAATCTTTACAGTGCACACGCCAGTACCAGCAGGAAACGATGTATTCCCTGCACAAATGCTCGCACATTATTTAGGAGATCTCTATAAAAATTATGGTATCCCAGACAATGAGTTTTTTAATTTAGGCCGCCCTCCCGACAATCATGCCGAATTTTCCATGCCCGTTTTCGCCTTGCGCACGAGTGGACATCGAAATGGAGTGAGTCAGCTGCATAAAAGAGTTTCCAAAAAAATATGGAAACCTCTTTGGCCCGATCTGCTCGACTCAGAAGTCCCGATCAATGGAATTACCAATGGAATTCACACACGCACATGGTTGTGCAATGAATTGGTCGAACTATTTGACTTTTATTTAGGCAAAGGCTGGGATGCGAAATTAAACGATCTTGCCATCTGGAAAAGGATTGAAAATATCCCAAATACTGAAATTTGGAATATTCATATGACTCGTAAAAGCCGATTATTGTCCTCCATACCAAAATCATATTTATCACCAGAATATTTAACAATTGGCTTTGCCCGTCGCTTTGCGAGTTATAAAAGAGGAAACCTTATTTTTCGTGACATAGAGCGCCTTAAAAAACTCATGCAAAATAAGGAACGCCCTATTCAACTGATTATTTCAGGTAAATCTCATCCTGCAGATCATTTAGGGAAAGAAATCATACAATCCGTGGTCAAATTTATCCAAAATGAAAACTTGAATTCGAATATCGTCTTTTTAGAAAATTATGATATGCAGATTGCGCATAAATTAGTGCGAGGAATAGATGTGTGGTTAAATACTCCCATTCGTCCCCTGGAGGCATCGGCAACCAGTGGGATGAAAGTTGCCATAAATGGAGGATTAAATTTTTCCATCCTCGATGGTTGGTGGGATGAAGCCTACCATGAAGATCTGGGCTGGTGCATTGGTACTAGAGAAATGCTTGCCAATGAAAGTTTAAGAGATGAACGGGATGCACAAAGTTTATATGATACCTTAGAGTTTGCGATTGTTCCTCTTTATTATAGTTCTAAAGTACCAAATGAGTGGATTGAGAAAATGAAAAAATCAATTGCAACACTCACACCACGTTTTAGCGCAAATAGAATGTTAATGGATTATACGAACCAGTCCTATTTACCAGCAGCAAAATTTTATGAAAAATGGTCTATGCACTCTACAGAGCAAATAGATGCATTAAAAAGACATATAAATAATGTAAAAGAATTAAAAGAACAATGGCTACAAGTTGAAGTAACACGCGTGGAGTTAAAACCTTCAGACACTGTAAATGTAGGCGAGACTGTTACGTTACAAGTAGAAATTTATTCACCCTTCCCCGAAAATTGGCTTGAAGTCAATCTTGTTTTTGCAAAATCAGACAATAATAAATCAGAAATTATCAATAAAGATATTGTTATTCCATGTGTAGAAAAAGATTCTGGTAAAAAATTTATTTACGTCACACTCCTCGAAACCACCAATCCAGAGATCCGTACATATAATATCCGAGTGTGTCCAAATCCAATTCTTTTTCCAGAACATCTTGATTTAAATTTAGTAGCACGCTAACAATATTTTGAATGCTTAATGATGAATTTTTTGAATTGAGAACGGTGGAATTATGAAGATACTAATGTTAGGATGGGAGTATCCTCCAATGATTTCTGGTGGCTTAGCAACAGCTACCGAAGGTCTGATAAATGGGCTTATTGCTTTGGGTCATAAAGTAACACTTGTTTTACCTTATTTTCCCCATACCGTAAAAATCAAAGGGCTCAAAATAGTTAGTCCAGAAAATCCATATATCCTTGACGAAGAAATTGATGATAATATTCATAATAAAAAAACTGTTTACAATCAAAAGCAGAGAAGTGTTTTCGATATAATTTCACAAACCTACCAAGATATTGAGCTTATAATTCAAAATATTTCAAACAAAAATAATAACTCTCACTATAACTATGCATTAAATGACTTTGATTTATCACAAAAAGATAAAGAAAATTTAGAAAAAGACTTAAAAAATTATCATCACTTACTAACTGAAAATTTAAAAAGCAACGAAATAAAACTAAAAATAAAACCTTTTACTTTTTCTATCAGCAATGAAATAAATGAAAAAATATATGCACTCGGTTTGCTTGCTTTAGATATTTTGGCAAAAGATCCTGATTATAATATTATTCATGCACATGATTGGATGAGTTTCACGGCTATCGAAATGCTCAATTCTAAATATGATATCCCTGTAGTCGCACATATTCATTCCACGGAAATCGATCGATCAGGAGATATTCACAATAACCGCCGAATACTTGCAATAGAAAAAAAAGGCCTAGAAAATGCTGATATGATTATTGCGGTTTCAAATTACACCAAGAATGTGATCATCGAAAAGTTTGGGATCGTGCACAAGAAAATAAAAGTTGTATACAATGCTAATAATGATCAGCATATAACTCTAATAAAAAAGACTGAAAAAAACCTAGAAAACAAAACAAGCAAACAGACAGTTACTTTTGTTGGTCGAATCACTTTTCAAAAAGGCCCTTCTTATTTTGTTTTTGCTGCACAAAAAGTTCTTAAGATAAATCCAAACGTCATATTTAAAGTCGTAGGTACGGGCGACCTACTCCCCTCAATGAAGCAACTGATTTGGGAGCTTGGCATAGATAAAAATTTTATCTTTGCGGGTTTTCTAAATGCAGAGGGTGTGCAAAATGTATTAAATGACTCAAGTTTATTTGTGATGCCAAGCGTTTCTGAACCTTTTGGCATTGTAGCACTCGAAGCTATTGCAAAAAATATACCTGTTATTATTTCTAAACAATCTGGTGTTTCTGAAGTGCTCAATCATGCCATGAAAGTTGACTTTTGGGACACAGATCTCATGGCTGATAGAATATTAAGTATTTTAAAGTATAAACCCATTCGCAATGAACTTGTTGAAAACTCATTAAAAGATCTATCACAAAGAACTTGGAAACACTCAGCTCAAACACTTATAAACGCATACAGTGATTTTCATTGAAAGGAAATAAAATGGTTGCTTTGTGTTTTTACTTCGAAGTGCATCAGCCTTTTCGTATTAATCATTATAGAATAAAAGATATTGGTGAGCATAAAAATTACTTTAATTCTGAATCCAATAAAGTCATCTTCGAAAAAGTCGCCAGAAAATGTTATTGGCCTGCAGGTTTATTAATTGCCTCACTGCTAAAGCGATATCCAACCAGTTTTAAAGTAACATTCTCATTGTCAGGAACTTTTTTAGCCCAGTGTGAAGAATATGATCCTAAATTACTTGAACTATATCAAGATATATTATCACTCAAAAATGCAGAAATTATTTGTGAAACCTCTCATCACAGTTTGTCTGCTTTGATCGATGAACAAGAATTTTTTGCCCAAATTGATCTACACAAAAAAAATATTAAAAAACTTTTTGGTCGAGAAGTTACGGCATTCCGCAACACAGAGCTTATATATTCGAACGAAATTGGCAAACTGATAGATAAGGCTGGATTTAACACCTGCCTGGTTGAAGGATGGGATCCCTTTATTCCACAGGGTTGGAATCCTCACCACGTCTTTCATCATCCAGAAAAACAAAATTTAAAACTACTTCCAAAAAGTTATAAGCTTTCTGATGATTTAGCCTTTCGCTTTTCGAACCAAGGCTGGGACTCATGGCCGCTGACACCTGAAAAATATCATGCTTGGTTTGAAAAACTTTTGGATGGCACCCATGAATTTGTTGGTTTATTTATGGATTACGAAACCTTTGGTGAGCATCAATGGGCTGACACGGGTATTTTTGAATTCATCGAAAACTTTATCAGCAATATGACACAAGACAAACGTTTTGAATTTTTAACTGTCTCTGAAGTTTCACAAAAATTTTCTGCCCAGACAGCCCTGAATATCGACAGACCTTTAAGCTGGGCAGACACAGAGCGTGATATATCCGCTTGGCTTGGGAATCGCATACAAGAAGATGCTTTCGCAAAAGTATACAACTTAAAGAAACAGATAAGTGATCTTAAAGACGATCTATTAACAGAAGAATGGAGAAGGCTTCTGACAAGTGACCACTTTTATTATATGTGTATAAAATGGTCGAATGATGGCGATGTTCATAAGTATTTTAGTCCATTTGAAAGTCCATACGAGGCTTATTTAGACTATGTCAATATTTTAGAAGATTTTGAATTAAAATGTGCCGAAAAAATAAAAGAGAAAGAACTAACAAAAAATGATGTGTTAATTCAAACACATGGACAAATCAGAGAGAATGCAGCATGTCTGAAAACTATTCAAGCATCGTCGCCTCAGACAATATCCTCGCCTGTCTTGGTGAAGATGGACAACTAAAAGGACTTTTTTGGCCCTTTAAAGATGCACACCATTCCCATCTCGATTTCTCAATTTGTGGATTAGCTATAGATGGCGAAAGCATTTGGTTGGATAAAATTCGTGATAAACTCAGAATATCTTTTTTTCCGAAAGAAAATGCCTTAGTTGTTCATTGGAATATCCAACATCCACGCTTCCAAAATATTGAAATTATAAAAAAAGTCATTCCAAATGGTTCTGCTTTAATAGAGCAGTGGTCTTTTGAAATTCCAATAGAATTTGCTGACAAAAAAATCCAACTTTGGCTTCTATCAAGTTGGAAAATGCATAACGAAAAAAGATTTCAAGCTGTATATTCAGAAACCGGTGAAGATCTTATTTTTGCTTACAATGGAAATTATTGGGTTGGAATTGCGGCTTGTAACGACTCACAGTTCTCACACTTCCAATATGTCCGAGCCATACAAGCACAAAATAACACAGCAATGGGAGAAATGATCGATCTTTTTTTGCGCGATCCCAATCACTTTCGTAGAATTGAAATGGGTCTTGCCTATGCGGCTGCATGCACTCAACCGCTCACTCTTACGCAGTCAATAGATAATAATAATATATTTACTGCAAAGATCTCAATTATCTATGAATTTGGATTTCAACAAGAAGAAGTAGAGCAAAAATTTGCTCTATATTTAGACAATGATCCATCTATAAATATTCCGAACGAAACAATAAATAAAAATAAAATCGATCATCAGCGCCGAAACATAATAAACAATTTAGAAATAAAGAAACAACATTTAAAAGAAGTTTCTCTTTCTGTGCTAAAATCATTAACGGATCAAAATGGTGGCATTCTTGCTGCGCCTGAATGTGATTCTGATTTTAAACACAGCGGTGGGTATGGGTTTATTTGGCCACGAGATGCAGCATTTTGTGCGCTGAGTCTCATAAAATGTGGATACAGAGACGCCGCGCGTCCTATACTGCAATTCTTATGCCAAATACAAAGTCAAAGTGGGGATTATTTTCAACGTTTTGATTCTCAAGGAAACAAAGCACCCAGTTGGTGCGAATTGCAAGCGGATCAAATAGGTCTTGTTATTGTTGCATTGCTTGAATTTATTCGCAATGAAAAAAATGACAAATTTTTACTTTGCATTAAAAAGGGTATCCAAAAATTAATTAATGACTTCAATGAAAAGGGTTCCCTACAAAATAGTTTTGACCTTTGGGAGGAATTTTATGGCTTACATTTTTATTCACATATTTGTGCACACTCTGCTTTAGTAAATGCATTACCTCATTTTCCTGATCTCAAAGAAGAAATTAAAAACTCAATTAAAAACTGCGAAAACTTCTGTTACAATCACTTATATGTAACGAAACAAAAGCGTTTTGCTCGCGGAGTTGATCCTCGTAATAATCGCGATCTCAGAGCAGATATCTCCCTTTTATCATGTATATTTCCTTTTAATGAATTTCCAATAGAAGACTCTCTCAAAATATCTATTTTCGAATTTTGTTATGATAAGCTTTCAACAAAAATGGGGGCTTTGCGCTATGAAAATGACCTTTATATGGGAGGAAATAGCTGGATTCTCTCTGGCTTTTGGCTAGCACAAGCCGCACTTTCGCTTGCCCATTTAAAGCCTGAATTTCAGAAAATAGCTCAGGATATCTTTGAAAAAACACTCAATCTAAGTAATGAAGCTGGTTATTTTCCAGAACAAATACATTCTGTAACTGGAAAACACCTCTGGGTTGTGCCTCTCGCTTGGAGTCATGCTTTTTATTTATGGACAAATGAAAATTTTAAAAAAAGCCAATAATATGTCAATTATTTGAAAAATAATTTCATTTTTTATTATATATTTAATTTAGACTAGTTCATATCGAGGAAATTAATATGGAAAATAATCCAACCGTGTCAAATGAAGAATTAAGGATGCAGGAACTAAATAATTATTATGTTTTAGACACCCCCCCTGATTTTAATCTTGATAGTTTGACAAAAATAGCCTCGCGCATTTGTCATACTCCAATCGCTCTCATTTCTTTAATTGATGAAAACAGACAATGGTTCAAATCAAAAGTTGGTCTTGCTGTTGACGAAACACCAAGGGAAATATCATTCTGCACCCACGCCATTCAACAAGACGATGTCTTTATCGTCTCAAATCCAACAGAAGATCCCCGTTTTAAAGACAACCCTTTAGTAACAGGGGAGCCTTATATCCGCTATTATGCGGGAATGCCGCTCAAGTCTCATAACGGTTACAATGTTGGAACTATTTGTGTAATCGATCAAAAACCTAATTATTTAGATGATGATAAGATTGAACTTCTTCGTACATTATCAAAACAAGTAGTAAACTATTTTGAAATTTATAAGAAAAATAGAGAGCTCATTCTTTTAAGAAAATCAATTATTCATGATGAAAAAATGAAATCTGTTATTAATATCAGCTCTGGCATTTCACAAGAAATAAATAACCCATTATCAATAATTTTAGGCCGAATTTATTTATTAGAAAGTAAACTTAAAAGCGATCATGCTTTTGAACAGCAAGATGCTTTAAAAGATTTAAATTCCATCCTGAATGCAAGCAAACGTATTTCATATATTATTAATTCACTATGTGATTTTTCAATGGTTTCTGATTTTGAAGAAATCAAAGTCCGAGAGTTTTCAGAAATTTTAAACCAAGTTCTCATTCTTTGCGAAACAAAAATAATAAACAGTGGAATTTATTTAGTAATCGATGAAATCCCAAGTGTTAAACTGAAATGCAGACCGATTAATTTAGCACACGCTTTTTATAATGTTATTATGAATGCTTATGAAACTGTCTTAGAGCAAGAGGAGAAATGGATCAATATTAAAATGTCTTGCTTAGAAACCGATAATAAAAACAATCTTATCGTTCGTATATTAAATAGTGGGACAGGCTTGCATCCAAATATCAAAAAGAATCTTATGAACCCTCTTTTTCCAACCCATTTATTGGAAGCCTCCATGGGAATTGACTTAAATTTAGCAAAGTGGATCATTTCGGATTGTAACGGTAACCTCATTCACGATGATCTCAACGAGAAGTCTACATTCATCATTCAGCTTCCAGTATACTTAGAAGAATAAACGAAAGTTTATTCACATTTTTTTCCACACTCTGCACAACAATAGCAACCAATGCGAAAAATCCTATCTCCTTTATACGAAAAATTAAAATAATGCTTTACTGTATAAAATGGATTTTCTCTTTGTTCCTCTAGATTCATTTCTGTTACTTTAAGTGTATCTTTCGTATAAGTCATAACAGCATCATCCAAATAGAGTTTCAGAATACTATCTCCGCTGCGCTCAAATACTAAATGCTTATTATTGTTCATTTCAAGACGAATTTCTGCTGGAGTCCATTTTTTTTTATAGTGAAAACTCTCTCCGCACTTTTTTTCACACACACTGCATGTATTGTTAATTTTTTTTGCTAATATAGGATTGTTAAATATAATTAACATAAATAAATATGAAAAAAATCTAGACATTTTTATATCCATGGATAAAGTTAAACGCAGTTAATACTCTTTTTTAAAAACATCAACAGATTCAATTCCTTTTATTTTATGCCATTCAATACTCGGTTTAAGATAATTTCTTTCAAAAATATTTACTATTTGTTGATCAAGTTCTTTTGGAAATGGATAAAAACCAGCAAATGGAAACATTTTATCAAGGAGTAGATATACAGATAAGTTCTGAGCATAAAATATAGGATCTATGTATTCCATGACAAAAGGATGCTCAAGAATGTAATTAATCGGTTTTTTATTTGCCAGAATTCTTTCTTCAGGAAAATAATCGCCAAATTCATCGGCACCGCCCATATCAACTAAATATGCATCAGAAAAATCACTGGGATTTAATTTATATTCTTTCGAAATTAAATTATTTATTCCTGTGGAACACACGACACAAAAAGCTTTTTTTAGAGTTAATTTTATTTTCTCTACTTCTTTGCTATCGATAAAAGCCGCAGAGTAATACCGAGCCATTTCAAAAGCCATAGCTTTATTGTCAATGATTGTTATTTTTGCCTTTTTCTTTGTTAGTACTTCCAATATTCCAGATCCTAACTTTCCACAGCCAATTAAAACAACATTTTTATTATTTAAATCTTCACCAGTGATAGATTTAAAAGCTTGGACAAATAATTCACTTGTACCGTATTTGCATTCTATAATTTTTGTCTGAGTGTCATCGAGTGAAATAACAGGATAATCTAAATGAATTTTTTTATAGATTTCACCGCCCAACTGAGAAAATTCAACTGTTCCAATTTTAGGTGTGCCTGCTTGCAAGAGACGCGCATTATAATCGAGAAAAATATCATAATCTTTATTTAAATAATTAAAATCGCGCACATATTTAATAGAACTTTTATTTATTAAATCTTCTACTTCTGGATGATCCGATAAACTGGGGTAACCAGTCATTGTCAGAGAAGCGCCAGCAAGGGCGAGAGGCTCAACTTTACATAAACTCTCATATGTTAAAGGAGCACAATGCAAGATACGAATGCCAGCTAGAGGCTTTTTTGCATAAACTTCTTCCGCATCTTTATATAAAAAATATGTTCTTTTTCTCAATTCATCTATTTTAATTGAGTTGAAAATGTATTCCATGCTGTATTGCCTCCAATCTTTCTTTCACTTTAACCGTTAAGTTAAAGTGAAAGACGGTCGAAGGCAATACAGTTTATTAGATATAAAGAATTGATCACTTTTGCCATTTAATAACCCAAAAACTTTTTTGCAAAATCAAATGGCTGTTGAGTTAGAATCCCACTGCAAACACCTGAAACAGTGCCACTCTCACATGCATGATCGCGATTTAAACTCCAGAACGAAAGTAAACCAATTCCTTTCGTTTGAGCATAAATATAAACTTGGGAAGCATCGTCGAGAGTAAAAACTTCAGGACGCACATCATTGTAACCAATCATAGGAGTGATTCCAATTTTATTATAAAGCACAGCTGAACTTGCATGCGGATAAATTGGAGTAATTTGTTTATGCAAGCTTTCTGCTGCAAGAATAGCATTGTCACCCATTCTATTTGGCGGAAAATTCGATCCATAATCCATTGTCATAATATTAATTCTATCGACAACGACTTTATTTGTATTTGCATTTTTTAATAAATGAATACTGTTATTGAGTATTCCTGTTGGCAAGACAGGCAGAGTATAAGAAATTTTTACATCAGCATATTTTGGATTACTTAACAATACTGCGATAGCTTTGTTTCTTAAATCCACTTGACTTATATTTGAAATTGCAGATCCTTCTATATCAAAATCCAAATAGCGAATATTATATTTATCAATGAATTTTTCATAAGCTTTAGCTAAAGTAACTTCTTTATTTTCTCCAGCCACATTACAATTGTTTCCCATAAATTGTTCTTCTATATAGGGACCATTTGCCCCTCCCAAAGAAGCTATCACACGCCCACCGATTGCTTGAAATGCACTTATCTGTCCATTTAAGTTGGCATTGTAATTTTGCGAATAAAAATCGCAACCACATTTTCCGTCACTTAAAACAAAAGCAAGTGTAACGTTATATATTCCAATTGGAATGAGATCGGATAATTTAGAAAAAGGATACAACCATCCACTTGGTTTTGGTTGCGTTGGATCGGTTAAAGCGCTGGTTTCAATATAGGGAAAGAATATTTTATTGGCTGCTAATTCTTTTGCAGAAAATGCCACATTTACAGTTTGGTTTTCTGCTAAGGTTACAGGATTTGGCTCTGCAGTGATCACAAATATTTTGCCATTACTGTTAACAGGTGGGATAGAAATAAAATACTTTCCGACTAAAGTTTTCGCGGTTAAATCTGTTTCGTTAATTACGATATCTTGTGAATTATCATCATTATTCAAATAAGCAGTAAAGATATATCCTGTTGGATTTGTAAACTTTAACACACCATAAGTCGGCACTGGGGGGGGAGGGGGATTTGCACCAGTATAAAGAGCAATGTGTGTTGCTGCTGTTTTACCAGAGTACTCGAGTATAAGTGTGTCACCCTTATTTAAAATATGACTGTCATTTGTAGTTGGTTTGTATATATATCCTTCCGGTATATTTATAAAATCCATCCAGCCACCAGGGAACGTTCCCCAAGGAGTACCCGTATGATCTCCTTTAAAAGCTATGCTCCCCCCCGCAGTGAAATCGATAGAACATTTTGCTAAAATACTTATTGTTGAATTTGCTTCCAATGCATTTCTTGATACAGCATTATAACATTCAGGAGGAACAAATTGTTGGGCAAATGATGAAGCTGATACAACAAAAGGAATAAATTGCAAAAAATTCATAATATTCTCCATGTATTTAAATTTTTTTTCTTTATTCAATATAGACATCAGAACATGAATAAAAAGCCTCTGGACTATCCGACCTTTGCCAAATATTATAAATGAGATATTTTCCTTTTTTATTCTGTGGTAAATCACAATTCATATAATATCTTTGATTTATTAAATTAATCTTACTTATTGTGCAAAAAGGTTCGTCTTCTAAGTCAGACCATTTCAAGGGCTGTGAATAATCGTATGAGTCCTTTGTAATATAAAATTTAAAATATTTTGTTGCATGTGGTGCTGCAGCTAAGTAAACAAAAGTGAATTTATCATTAATGGATTTTATGAGTGAAGTGTTCCAGTCAGACCGATTTAAATCGAGCCCTGTAAACATCGAATTGCCACCGCCACATAAATGTCCATCAGGAACAACTTGTTTATGCTTGCCATTAGCATTTGCCTGATTAATTCCATTCCAATTATAAAGTGGGCCTGTTCCACTTTCCTCAACTACGGCTTTACAAGCAGCAGATTTTAAATCTTCAGGATCTTCTTTATAACAGCTGTAGACTCGACTGATTGGATACTCTATTGTTCCATGGGCAACACAGTGCAGTGGAACTATAGAAAATGATAAGGCAACAAGCCTCAAGAACACAACTCTTTGCGTGAAGTGTTTCATCATCATTTACTCCCAAATTTATTCAGTTTTAGATAAACGGTTACTCAGATATGCTTAGAAACTTTTATCAATCCTCCATATTTAATTTTATTGTGAAATTTAGAAAACGAACAAAAGACAAGTATTTTTTATAATACAAACTTATTATTTTTTAACAAATAGACTGTGTCTGAATTTTGACGAAAAAATTTGATTTTGTTAGGAAAAATATTAAGAAAAACAACAAATACAATCGACTAAAAATTTCAAAATATTTTTTCATTGCCAATTCATTTATTTTTGCGAAAATTCCTGTTTTTTTAAGAATGCATTCTCTGCCATTTTTTTGTTAGAAAATAATTTCACAACTAACAATTTTTATTATAATTATGAATAATTCATAAGCTGTGAGGTAAAGCAGATGATGCTTCTAAAAATAAAAAGAATATTTAGATTTTTTATTCCTCTTTTATGTTTAATTTTTTTCAATTATCTTCAAGCAGCCACTAAAATAAGTTCTACTCTTAAAATAAATGCTGTTACCGAACATTATCCACCTTATAATATGATTGAAAATGAAAGTATAGTTGGTGTTTCAGCAGAAATCATGCAAGAGTTATTCAAACGAGCAAAAGTTAATTACACATTAAATATCTATCCTTGGGCGCATTCCTATAAATTGGCGCTAGAAGAACCCAATACTGTGGTTTTTGCCACATCACGCACACCTGAAAGAGAAAAACTGTTCAAATGGGTAGGCCCCATCGGTGAAAGCAATTGGGTTTTTTTTGCGAAAGAAGGCTCTACCATAAAAATAAATACACTTGATGAAGCAAAGAAACATCGGGTGGGCGGTTACAATGACGATGCCACCGCAGATTATCTTAAGAAAAATGGCTTTATCCCTGGTAAATCGCTCATTCTTGCCAATAACGAAGTGCAAAATGCTTTTAAACTGGAAGCAGGCAGGATCGATCTCTGGGCCACAGGCGCTTTGCTTGGCCCTTATATCAGCAAATCGGAAAAAACAGGAAAAATTGTTGAGGTTTTTACAATTAAAAAAAGTGAACTTTATGCCGCTTTCAATAAAAGAACGGATGACGCCCTTATTAAGAAACTCAATGACCTGCTCATTCAAATGAATAAAGACAAAACTATTGAAAAGATAAATAAAAAATACAAATAAGGATTCTCGCTGAAGCATCGCTCTTTGCCAATATCCCTTGAATCACAACACAAATACAGGTAAGTAACACAAGCTTGTCATGGACTATGACAAAAGGCTTTTTGTGTTTTTTGGGGGTTATTTATTATGCGTTCTTTAAATTATGATGTGGTGGTAGTTGGAGGAGGTCATGCTGGATGTGAAGCAGCTCTTGCTTCTGCACGTATGAAAAAGAAAACACTTCTTATTTCAATGAGCATC is a genomic window containing:
- a CDS encoding substrate-binding periplasmic protein, translated to MMLLKIKRIFRFFIPLLCLIFFNYLQAATKISSTLKINAVTEHYPPYNMIENESIVGVSAEIMQELFKRAKVNYTLNIYPWAHSYKLALEEPNTVVFATSRTPEREKLFKWVGPIGESNWVFFAKEGSTIKINTLDEAKKHRVGGYNDDATADYLKKNGFIPGKSLILANNEVQNAFKLEAGRIDLWATGALLGPYISKSEKTGKIVEVFTIKKSELYAAFNKRTDDALIKKLNDLLIQMNKDKTIEKINKKYK